In Parageobacillus sp. KH3-4, the genomic window CTCTTGCGATTTTCCGCGCTGCCGGCGAAGCAACTGGGCGCTGCGCCGGATGATTGCCGGCCACAACTGGCTGTTCTTGTTTTTCTTCCGTTTTGACCGCTGCTGCTTCTGTTTCTTGCGCTGCTTCTGACGTTGCCTTGCTTGCTGTTTCTTGCGCAGCCGGCTGAGCGGCCTGTTCTTCGCCAATGACAGCGATCGCTTGCCCTACGGCGACTGTATCTCCTTCACTTGCTAAAATCTTCTGCAATACTCCGGATTCTTCCGCCATAATTTCCACATTCACTTTATCTGTTTCCAATTCACAAATCGATTCGCCTTTTTCTACATAATCACCAGGTTTTTTTAACCATTGCGCGATGGTTCCTTCTGTAATTGATTCTGCTAATTCCGGAACTTTGACTTCAGCCACGTTAATGACCTCCCTAGATCTTGCAATTATTGTTCTTTTTTCGTTAATGCGCATTGAATGATACGCTCTTGCTCTTTTCGATGAACGACAGGATCACCCTCTGCAGGGCTCGCCCGTCTGCGTCTTCCGATGTAGCTTACATCTACCCCATCTGGAGCGATTTCTCGCAATTTCGGCTCGACATAACACCAGCTTCCCATGTTTTGCGGTTCTTCTTGAACCCATACGATTTCCTTAATGTTCGGATAGCGCTCCAAAATCGCTTGCAGTTCCTCTTTCGGGAATGGATACAATTCTTCTATGCGCACGACATGGAGCCAATCTAACCCTTCCATTTTATTGATTTGTTCCGCTAAATCAATCGTCAGCTTTCCAGTGCTTAAAATGATTCTTTCGACTTTCTCGCGGTTTTTGCCAAGCCCCTTTTGTTCAAGCACAGGATGGAACTGGCCGTTCGTAAACTCTTCCACATCCGAAGCAGCTAGCGGATGCCGCAGCAGGCTTTTCGGCGTCATCAGCACTAACGGGCGCACTTCTTCCCATCGCAAAATGCTAGCTTGCCGGCGCAAAATATGGAAATATTGAGCAGATGTGGACAAGTTCGCTACCGTCCAGTTATTTTCCGCCGCTAATTGCAAAAACCGTTCCAAGCGGCCGCTCGAATGTTCCGGGCCTTGTCCTTCATATCCGTGCGGAAGCAACATAACAAGGCCGGATTTTTGTCCCCATTTCGCCCGTCCAGACGAAATAAACTGGTCAAACATTACTTGCGCCATATTCGCAAAGTCGCCGAATTGTGCCTCCCATAAAACGAGCGTTTCCGGCGCAAAGACGTTATACCCGTATTCGTAGCCAAGCACTGCAGCCTCTGTCAGCGGGCTATTGTAAACAACAAACGAGGCGTTCGCTTCGCTAATATGATGAAGCGGCACAAACTCTTCGCCTGTTTTCACATCATGCAACACAAGATGGCGCTGGGCGAACGTGCCGCGCTGCGAATCTTGGCCGGTAAGCCGGATTGGAACACCATCGCGCAAAATCGTCGCGAACGCGAGAATTTCCGCATGCGCCCAGTCAATTTTCCCATTGCCATCAAACACGCCGTCGCGGCGTTTTAAAATGCGTTCTAGCTTATTAAACACATGGAAATTAGAAGGAAACTGCAATAACTCTTTGTTCAACCGACGCAATACATCTTTTTCCACAGCCGTTTTTACAAATGGCAATTTTCTTGCCACCGGCTTTGGCGGATCCATGATAAAATCGAGCTTTGATTCGTCTTTCGGAACTTTTTCATACGCGATTTTCAACCGCTCGGCAACTTCTCGTTCCATCTCTTCTACCGCTTCTTTTGTAATAATCCCTTTTTCCACCAGCTTTTGCGCATAAAGCTGGCGAACCGTTGGATGCTGTTGGATCACGTTATACATTGTCGGATTTGTCGCCATCGGTTCATCCATTTCGTTATGACCGAAGCGGCGGTAGCCAATTAAATCGATGACAAAATCTTTTTTGAAGCGCTGGCGGTATTTAAACGCAAGGTTCGCCGCTGCCAAACACGCTTCCGGATCGTCGGCATTCACATGCACAATCGGTATTTCAAAGCCTTTTGCGATGTCAGACGCGTATTTCGTGGAACGAGAATCATAACTTTCTGTTGTGAAGCCGATCATATTGTTCGCAATAATATGAATCGACCCGCCTGTCTGATATCCACGCAAGCGGCTTAAGTTCAATGTTTCCGCCACAATTCCTTGCCCAGGAAATGCCGCGTCCCCGTGAATCATAATAGCAAACGACGAATCCGTGTCTTGAGACGGCACGCCTGCGTTCGAGCGATCCTCTTGGGCAGCGCGTGTAAACCCTAAAACAACTGGACTGATCACTTCCAGATGGCTCGGGTTGTTCGCCAACGTAATTCTCATCGTATGCTCATTTTTGTTTCGCAAGCGGCGTGCTGCTCCCAAAT contains:
- a CDS encoding 2-oxoglutarate dehydrogenase E1 component; this translates as MVKQTMSYAEPWSQFYGPNLGYVMEMYEQYLEDPDSVDPELKQLFEQWGAPTTEAERFEYSESAAKTHQTFRLPENPTIFSKLVAAVKLADNIRHYGHLAADVNPLNNQNKDSRRIELSEFDLTEEDLKEIPVPFICPHAPSHVRNGLDAINHLRKIYTDKIAFEFSQVHNLEEKNWLIKEIESGAYYPSLSNEEKVALLRRLTEVEGFEKFLHRTFVGQKRFSIEGLDSMVPLLDELVRHSIENEVKAINIGMAHRGRLNVLAHVLGKPYEMIFAEFQHAESKDFIPSEGSVAITYGWTGDVKYHLGAARRLRNKNEHTMRITLANNPSHLEVISPVVLGFTRAAQEDRSNAGVPSQDTDSSFAIMIHGDAAFPGQGIVAETLNLSRLRGYQTGGSIHIIANNMIGFTTESYDSRSTKYASDIAKGFEIPIVHVNADDPEACLAAANLAFKYRQRFKKDFVIDLIGYRRFGHNEMDEPMATNPTMYNVIQQHPTVRQLYAQKLVEKGIITKEAVEEMEREVAERLKIAYEKVPKDESKLDFIMDPPKPVARKLPFVKTAVEKDVLRRLNKELLQFPSNFHVFNKLERILKRRDGVFDGNGKIDWAHAEILAFATILRDGVPIRLTGQDSQRGTFAQRHLVLHDVKTGEEFVPLHHISEANASFVVYNSPLTEAAVLGYEYGYNVFAPETLVLWEAQFGDFANMAQVMFDQFISSGRAKWGQKSGLVMLLPHGYEGQGPEHSSGRLERFLQLAAENNWTVANLSTSAQYFHILRRQASILRWEEVRPLVLMTPKSLLRHPLAASDVEEFTNGQFHPVLEQKGLGKNREKVERIILSTGKLTIDLAEQINKMEGLDWLHVVRIEELYPFPKEELQAILERYPNIKEIVWVQEEPQNMGSWCYVEPKLREIAPDGVDVSYIGRRRRASPAEGDPVVHRKEQERIIQCALTKKEQ